One window from the genome of Dolosigranulum savutiense encodes:
- a CDS encoding isochorismatase family cysteine hydrolase, translating to MQKALIVIDYTNDFVHEEGALTSGEPAQALHDYIANQINEFAQADELIAFMVDLHHEGDTYHPETALFPPHNVAGSSGRAHYGEIELLYNQLKEKSNVIYRDKTRYSSFAGTDLALRLRERGINEVHLVGVVTDICVLHTAIDAYNLGFDIVVHEQGVASFNAAGHQWALEHFKQALGAKVI from the coding sequence ATGCAAAAAGCACTAATTGTCATTGATTATACAAATGATTTCGTTCATGAAGAAGGGGCCTTAACAAGTGGAGAACCAGCCCAAGCGCTCCACGATTATATTGCCAATCAGATTAATGAATTTGCACAGGCCGATGAATTGATTGCTTTTATGGTTGACTTGCACCATGAAGGAGATACCTATCATCCGGAGACGGCATTATTCCCACCACATAATGTAGCAGGATCATCAGGGCGAGCACATTATGGAGAAATTGAATTACTTTATAATCAGTTAAAAGAAAAATCTAATGTTATTTATCGTGATAAGACGCGATATTCCTCTTTTGCGGGGACAGATTTAGCATTAAGATTGCGCGAACGGGGGATTAATGAGGTGCATCTTGTTGGCGTGGTGACTGATATTTGTGTGTTGCATACGGCAATCGATGCTTATAATTTAGGGTTTGATATTGTTGTACATGAACAAGGCGTCGCTAGTTTCAATGCGGCAGGGCATCAATGGGCCTTGGAACATTTTAAGCAAGCTTTGGGGGCAAAAGTTATTTAA
- a CDS encoding DNA starvation/stationary phase protection protein, whose protein sequence is MTSVNTVLDKIVSTQNVFYVRLHQFHWYVKGPDFFDLHVKFEELYDAVTVDMDEVAERLLTVGGAPSATFSEFTENSVISENVEDKNLSAIEMAEAVVADLKAYTELLKEGIELTDKEGDDVSNDMLIAIRGNMDKQIWMLQAFLDSKTNVQA, encoded by the coding sequence ATGACTTCAGTTAACACAGTATTAGACAAAATTGTATCTACTCAAAATGTATTTTACGTACGGTTGCACCAATTCCACTGGTACGTAAAAGGACCCGACTTTTTTGACTTACATGTTAAGTTTGAAGAGTTATATGATGCAGTTACTGTTGACATGGATGAAGTAGCAGAACGTCTACTGACAGTCGGTGGAGCACCTTCAGCTACTTTTAGTGAATTTACAGAGAACTCAGTAATTTCTGAAAATGTTGAAGACAAAAATCTTTCTGCTATAGAAATGGCAGAAGCTGTTGTAGCAGATTTAAAAGCTTACACAGAATTACTAAAAGAAGGTATTGAATTAACGGACAAAGAAGGCGATGATGTATCGAATGATATGCTAATCGCTATTCGTGGTAATATGGATAAACAAATCTGGATGCTACAAGC